The following nucleotide sequence is from Thunnus albacares chromosome 15, fThuAlb1.1, whole genome shotgun sequence.
tgattAAACACACAAGtagaagatgtcacttttgGAGCTGGGAAATTAAAATGGGtattttcctctattttctgaaattttatataaaaataatcagcagagtAATCAATTACAAAACTACTCAGCCCTTCAACACATTTCCCTCTAATACAAGTTTAACTCTCTTTACATTTCTCCTGAATGCATCTATACTGGTTATGATTGcctaaataaaacatgtattcacgctgaagaaacaagaaatgGTGCATGATTCAtgcttctcacatgtgaaatactgtacacactAAAGGTTGCTCCAATAAAGATCTTGCTAAAATGAATGTGCATATTACCTCATTCAAGGCCTGCTTTTGCTCATCCTAACATGCCTTATTCTGCTCCAACCAGAAGAGGAGTCTGAAGTTCATATAAAATTCCCTTGTGAGGAGAGCAGACACAAAGTTCAGTGTGACAAATATAGCTGAGGTTTGAAAAGCAGCTCTTTTTTATGACTGTACTATACCCTCTCAGTCACCCTTAAAGCAATCATGCTATAAAACAAACCTCTAGTGTGTTTATGTTGCCTCTTGACCTCATCACACCCAGCTCATTCACATTGTAAACAAACTAAGGACGACCATACATGGTTGATCAACAGATCACTTGCTCGTCTACTTCTCCATTATCCACTGACCAAAGCCACACTTTGGCCCATGCAGGAGCCAAGAGCACAAGTGACCGTAACTGTGGGCACCTCAAAATATCCGTCTTCTGCACCATACCTATTGTTTTGATACTTGTAAAAGAGTTCTCTTGGTGAGGCTGCTGGATGAGTTGTGCAAGTGTCCTCACATGGCAGGATGAGTAGCATAAAATGCTGACAGATTTCCTGTCAGGATATAGTCACATGGGGAGTTGTAACTACTTTACACTTCACAGACTTGTGGAGGAATCAAAGAGGCACAGAACCGAGGTAGGGACGTCTTATTTCATAGATTTCACAGAAGAGGGTCTATAGCTATGATTTAGGCAGATACCTTCTTGCAAGGaatttttttacagtgaaaagTACTACTACTAAATAACTTCCTCTTTGCTTGCTAGTGAGCCATTACTTGAGTAACACCAGACTTGAGCTGCAGAACCAAAATCTGACATTTCTACAATGGCTTTTAAAGCCTTCACACAAATAGATGTCTATGAAAAGCAAGCAGCTTCTAAAGAAAAGGACAAATCCAGCATCCACTGCCTTGAGTGCTATGACCGAAATGTGTATATAGGGACCAAAGATGCAACAGTGCAGCACCTCATTCTTACCAGTAGCACAGATGGGGACCTAAGGCCTGGCCAGAGCAAAACCAGGGAAGGTAGGACAAGAAAACTAGGCTCAAGCAACCCAGTAGCCCAACTGAGGGCAGTCGCACTTTTCAACCATCTGCTGGTCCTGTGGGACCGGAGCGTTACTGCCCTCAACATGTTCTCCTTAGAGCCTGTTCCCAGTCTGAAGAAGATCCagcatgtttctttgtttgagGTATGCCACTCTACGCTCACAGCTCAGTCTGCATGTGTGGAGATGGTGACTTCCTCGAGCCGCAGGAAGGTGATAAGGATCCACCTAGTGGGCGTGGACAGGTGGGAGGTCGTGAAGGAAGTCCCTCTCTTTCAGGATCCTGTGGCCTTGGCAATAGATGGCACAACTCTGTGTGTAGCTACTACTGACAAGTACCTCCTGTGTGATATAAAGACTGGGAGCAGTGAGGAGCTCTTTCCTCACAATCACAGCAGGCAGCATGTCATTGTTACCTCAGTGGGACAAGGGGAATTCCTCCTAAATGGGCCTGAATCTTTGGGTAAGAGCCAATATGTTTGTGGCATAAGTTCTACAGGCTGCAAGTACAGACATCTAAATGTGTCATTATATGCTTCCTTTCCAAAGCAGCTATATAGTTAATCATCTCATATTGCTCCTCCATATATCAATCTAGCCAGAGGATATTTGTTTTGCCAAGATATCATTTTTCTATCCTTATCCCTCAGGCATGTTTGTGATGAAGACCAGGATATGCCAGCGCCCTCCCCTGCAGTGGCCTCAGGAGGTGCTGGCAGCCGGAGTATGTTTCCCTTACATCCTAACCCTACAGCCCCAAGTGTTGTCTGTCTACAGCATGTTAGATCAGCAGCACAAACAGACTGTGGGTCTCAGCGGAGCGAAGGGTCTGCTCTCCACATCAGGTAAACCGCGCAACATCAATTCATCGCTTAATCCTGGCAGATTGTAGACCAATAAACTGCcaaattgtggttttgttttagAGGACGTAGCCTTGTTTGTCTCAGTTTGCACTGATTCAGTCATTCTTGCACAAACTGTTTCTACACACTGAGTGTTTctgaaaatctaaaaaacaAATCTCCCCTCAGATGGTGTGTTAGTGTTCACAGAGAGAGGCATTTTCAGCCTGCGTCTGGTGCCATTGGAAGAACAGATCCAGACACTTGTAGGGCACGAAAGGGTCGAGGAGGCCTTATTGCTGTTGGACAGAGTTCAAAGCCATCATCCACTTGACGCATACAAGGTGAAATTCAATTTATGGACACACAGCCGGAAGCAAATGTGTCCCTGCTCTGAAATCTATCTCTtcaaacaaatacttttttcttCTCAAGGGTTTCAAAACTAAATTTCTGAGGATAACTAAATGACATAGAAACATTTATTTCTCCTTCAGCCTAATTATTCTGCCAGGCAAAGGCAAATATTAGTAATATATTTGGTCAAAATTTAGTTAGGATAACTAAATTACCATTTAAGAATTATTATGCCatagaaatgtgtgaaaaaaaacatcctgcaaAATTGGCAGGAAGAGCGAAAAACCAAACCGCAGTTAGCCATAGCTAAAGCTAATTTACCTACTTTTTTCAACCTGTTTCCtgtgatttaatatttattgcTATAGAACATATTAAATGTCGAGGTGCAGACTGACTACATTATTGTGAGCTGCTATTCTAGGTGTATTCCAGTTGGATGAATGCAATTGAGGACAGCAGATGTTGTCTGAGATTTAGTGTAATCTCAGGTTACAGGTTAAAGGTCATGATGTTAGAATTAATGCACTGATGAGTGAATTAGTtaatttcttataatttgtttggatatttgttttctgaatcTTGTGAAGTGTAACAGATTTAAGGATACTCGAACAGTCTTCTGCCTCAACAATTTCAGTTCACATATTGTtgcattaaatatgttaatgcCATGTGTGCCTGGTGTAAGAGAATATTCTTTACTGGCAGGAGCTGCAGAAGGCCATCACTTGCCTGGCTGGATTTGCTCATTTTTACCAGGAGGGTTTTTCCGAAGCCAGGGATCTATTCATGTGAGAGTAAAACCCCCCCTTTCATGTCATTCCAAATTCAAACCACGCTAAATAAATCCAAGCAGACAGCGCAGTAATAGTATGTGAATTTTGTGAATAGTGtgtcttttcttctgtcttgtACACTGAAGTTTAACACAGATCAATACGCATTACCCATTTGAACAGTAATGGTGAGCTGGACCCCAGAGAAATCATCCGCCTCTACCCTAACATGGAGTCTTGTGTCAGTGAGGACTTTCAATCCCAGCTTGATCAAACGAACAAGAGCAGGGATCTCCAGGTGCTCTGGCAagaggacagaaacacatttcatcattACCTGGCCTTCCTGGGAGATTTTCTTAGAGCAGTCCGGGGGATGGAGCAAAGCCTGAAGTGCAGTAAAGAGGTCGACTGCGCCCTCCTGAGGCTGtacacagaacagacagacagtgaaaatCTGCAGCAGCTTGTGTTATTTCCCAATGCTTGCAGCCTGGACTACTGTATTCCTGTTCTGGAGCAACACaacaggtaaaaaaataaaaaaaataatgtgttgcATAGGTAATAAGCAATATATAGGCAATCACACCTACAAATCTGGTAATATACTTTGTGTGAAAATGATTCATGACAAATTACTCTTTAGAGGCTCCAATTCAGCATTTGACATAATGATATTTGTTATAATTTGCACTTTTTGATGgactgtttgctgttttatttacaggTTTTTTGCATTAGGTTCACTTTATCAAAGTCATGGAAAGCAAATCGATGCAATAAAGGTATAATTTCCCCCTTCACACATGTATATCCAACTACATATAGAGATGTTGTGTACTTTAGCCTGTTTTATTCCCCCAGACATGGATAAAGATTGCAGATGGTTTCCACAAAGACCCCTCCTGCTCTGATGTCTATGGACACATCGTGTGGACTCTCAGTCAGCTGAAAGACAAAGATGTTGTGTGGACATTTGCAGACTGGACTCTGAACAGAAACCAAGAGGTGCCTGTTAATTTTTCATGCCCTCAGCTTAACTGCAGAGGGCAGAGTTGCACAATACAACAATGCGTTACAGATATAAACAGTCTGCAAAAAGCCTTCCACTATATTAACTAAATTGCCTCACTTATGGGCAATTTTTGATTATCAACTCCATCATCAAATTACCAATAACAGTTGTCCTTTATCTGAAAAAGACAGGTGTGCAGATTTTCACCAAGCGTCCACCAGATGATCATTTTGTGACACAAGATGTCCTTGATCTCTTGGAGAAGTATCCCCTGGCACAGCTTTTGTATCTTGAGTTCCTAATTCACAACTTGAACAGTGAGGTAGGTACAGCAGCCACCTAATCTGATAGCCTGACTCCTTTATTAAATGCACCAAGACATGATTGGTGTAATTTGCCCACAGGAGGAGAGACATCACAACCGTCTGGCCCTAGCATATGTTACTCAGACACtgcaagaggaagaggaaacaaagtCAGATCTGCGGGTGACCAGAGGGAAGTTGCAGCAGCTGCTATGGGACTCGAAATTCTATGACATCTCAACTGTATATGGTGTGTGGATGCCTTATGAAAAAGTAAATCATGACTTAATTATCAACAAATTACAGTATAagacttgttttcttttcaccaCAGAGCGAGTTAAGCCAACAACACTGCACATAGAGAAAGCAATTCTCCTCGGTAGGACTGGTGAACACTCTCAGTCCCTGCAGGTGCTTGTTCACCAGGGGCAAGACCCCCAGGCTGCAGAGGCCTACTGCTGCAAGGCCGCCCAGGGCCAGGACACACAGTTCAAGGAGGCCCTGCTGCTCACCCTGCTCAAAATTTACCTGAGCTCCGAGAATCTCACCAGCGCTGCTGTGGATCTGCTCAACAACAACCCTCAGGTCTTTGCTGCAGAGAAGGTCATCCATCTCCTGCCTGAATCCTGGTCTGTTCAACTGGTCTCCCAGTTCCTGGTTAGATTCCTGAGGGAGACCTTCCACCAGAGGCAGACGAGGAGGCTGCAACAAGCCTTGGCCCAGGCGGAGCTCCTGAGGCACAAGGTCATTTGGGTGAGTTTAatgacatatttcacatttttactgcaGTGAACACTGAGTGtattcttgtctgttttttcctgAACCCTGTTACCCTTTCACTCTCCACCTTTTCAGATGCAGGCGTCAAAAACAAAGGTCAGAGTGGACAAGGGGCAGGTCTGTAAGGTTTGTCAGCGAGACCTTGCAGAGCCACAGTTTGCATGTAACCTGCACGGCGAGCTGATGCATACAAGCTGCACCTGAATATTCAGCATTGTAGAGACTCTGATAGACTGATCTATCCTCTGTTTATGCAAAAATATGAGTATATGCGTCGCCGCAACCTTGAGAATCACATTAATTTCTAGCCGGATAAGTGTCTGTTTCCTACCAGATCATTTTTCCAGATTAGACTGTGTCATCTAGGCAAACTCACTACAAGGATTCAATTCATGGACCTTGGACCAGACACGTTTTctaatttgaaaaaagaaaatacattgtGTAAATAACtggttttaaaatgcaaaagagCAAGCAGGGCACTTTTTCAGGGCGGCATGTCTGTGCCATTTCCTACAGACACTGTAGACAGCAATAGCTATAAAGTGAATTGTGGAGGACACTCAGGGGTATATATTCACTGATCAGACAGTGGTATTTTACATGGAAACCACCTGTGGTCACCGTGATGACCAGAGGGAATTTGACCATCCACCAATGCTGTAGTATATATGCATCCCCACCATCATGGTTTCCACTGGCTGTGTATATTTGTCTGCATAAAGCTGGAAATAGAATGTCAACAACCGAGAGACTTTATGTGAGAGACTTTTTTTATTCAGCTTGTGCATTAATATACATTTATGACCAGAGAGAAAATCACAATTAtaggtttaaaaatgaaaagtaaacagGTTGAGGAAGTGCAGAGTTTTGGGTCACTTATGTTATAAAGTAATTTTACAAGCAACCAAATGACATGTCTGTGCTGTGTATGGAATATGAATTCAGCATATTCATAGGGAATTTTTACCATCATCCAATCATATCATTAGGGAACATCATAGACATCTATTCCAAATAACAACACTAAAACTCCAGATACACAGTATGGAAATCTtgtaaataaacttaaacaCATGTCATTAAGTTAGATGACACCAGGGCTCAAGATGTGTTAGTCTATTTCTGTCGTAATTTAGTCACTAAGGCTAACCATAAATGCAAGCATTTCTCTTTACTGATGCATTTTGGGACACGATTTCAGGAGACGCCTAAAGGAGCTGGAACACTAACTTGCTAGTTGTGCATTTGGCTGGGCTGCTTGTACTGTAGGTTTTTTGGCCCTGGGGTAAGTGTCTAATTGCAATGTAGATAAATAGTGAATTATGAGCATGTTAGAAGGGATGGAAAAGAGTTGCGATGCCCTTGCCAATGTTTCTGCCTTCTTTCTCTCCTAATGAGGTTTTTGCGGGAGCTTTTTATTGTTCTCACTGAGGGTCTGAGGCCATTTAATGTGTCACAGTGTGGGTGTCATGAAGCCCTTTGAGACTCTCACTAGAATTAAAAGCCACAATAATACACTTGACTTAAGCTCTGACTTGAAATTTCTCACTTTGAGTGTATAAATCTGACCTCTGGcttatataaataaactgacgCATGTCCTATGAAACCCCAAGAAAACCATATTCCTAACATTTCTCTTTCATGTGGTTGCAGGAAAATTGCCACGTCCACTCCTGCGTATCAGCCCCTTGTAATTTTGATAATCTAGGCATTTAATTGTAATCCACTGTTCAGtcattgtaaatacatttcaacagTCGAGAGTTATCAGTgcagagaaaaatgtgaaacaccagctccttttttttatttgttttgagaTGTGAAGGAGCCTCTCATAGTTTATATCAACTGACTGAGAGGGAGACTCTGCTGTGACTGGCTGGACTCTGGGCTGTGCCTGATGACCAGTGACCACTGGGTGGACCCGGGCCGGGATTATGTCCACTCCTTTCCTCTCACGGTCATCCTCAGAGAGCATTAATGTAGTTTTGAACACTTGTGGTTGTGCTGCacctcaaaaatgtttttctcatctTTGATGTTGACCAAGAGCCCTAAGTAACCAAATGGTTAAAATAAGCAGACACAAGGACAAATACACCTTCTCCTAACTAAATTAGAGCTGTGAGACTCAACTGTAAGAAAGTTTGTTTGgtgcatttaaataaaatttttattttctcattcgGCACATCAAGACGCCCCGGTTGTTGTTTATAAGAAGCTCGAACAGTAGCTCGTGTTGATGTTACTATCACCCTCTGACAATCTGGAGTTCAGTGCGTGAGTAAGATGGGTCCATGGAGTCTGTGGGTCGCTGTGGGGTGCTGGCCAGATGGACATTTTACACATGAGGGGAACGAATTGGATGCAAAAATCAACAGTTATGGAGGAGGAGGTATGGTGGATATCCAGACAGTGGTCTCCCATTATAAATATCCATGTCGCCACATTCAAGGAGggaaaacaagaacattttcttctaGTGCTCTTCTAAATTTAAAGAACATGTCTAGACTGTAGGATGTAATTGTTTACATGTTaacattgtgttgttttgtatggAGTATAAAGAAACCATGCATAAAATGCAAAGAGCTTTTTTTAACCTATGGTGAAATGGGTTAACCATAAGTCTGGAAACATTGGGGTCTCTTTAACTGCACAAAAATATACTTAACATTATTTTATCAGCTTGATACTTCATGACATGCCCTAAATTTATTAAAATTGCTTATAAACGTCATTTTGAACTGATGACCTGTTTTAAATATGCTTTATGTTGACAGTACTTTTTACACAGCACTACAGCACCCCTCCCAAATCCCACATTGGATTTCTGTTATTGGAgttttaaaacagtttgtttctAAGAGGTTTAACAGTAAGTTTGACCTCTCTGGGGTCTAATTGACCTCAAATAATGTCACTGTGAAGGATGTATGTACATTTTGTTGTATGTGATCACTTTTTAGCAATTTGTTTCGTTTGTCCATGTATATCCCATGCATATGTCTTTACTTTGTGTAATTACTTTATGTAATTTCCCTATTTTATCACcttaaacaaaatgtcaaagatcAGCTTGTGACAAAGGGAAGGGTTACTACTTCAGTACTTTTAGTAGGTTTGTAACCCTAAACAATGAGGAAGTAAAGCcaatttcaacaaaacacaaggatgtaaatgtgtttgtttaatattaaatacttttttcaaGTCAGTTTAATATCATAAGAAATACATGTGAATGTGCTGACGATACTTGTTTCACCTCTTTGGAACCAACCCTGAGAAAACTGTGAAGCACATGCTGCCTCAGGATGATGAAAATTACAGCAGGTACCTTACTAAATAAACCTTATGGGAAAAATGAATACACAATACTTCTCTGTGCATCATGCATCACATTTATAGTCGAAGCCACAAATTACTGTATCATGTCCCTTATGACGCATTTTTCAGTCTCTTAGTGGTTGCTGAGAGACAAGGAGAATCTTAATTTGCAACCCTTTTGGTAGCAATAATGGTAAGGTAGCAGAAAACCTAAAGGATTGAACTTTAATTTCCACTCTCCCCAGCAAAACTAATTCTATAGATATAGCAAAACAAGTATGGGAATAAATAGCTGAAGAGGATGatcaaaacatatctttttttaactCCCAAGGCAACGCTCTCATTTTCATGGCTTGCTACCTTGGGGTTTGGCACAATGCCACTGGGAGAAATGTGTAGGGTGGCCCACTGGAGACACAGAGGGCAGAGACAGTGACCACAGACACCCACCCTGCCCTGCTGCATGGAGACATGGATTATATACATTATAGCGTATGGCATAGTCAAACCATGTCTAGAGAGCTAATATTTTTCACCTCTTTCAGTGCTGTGACTGTGCTGTTCTTTGAGAAGATATTTTGAGAGagatacaaaatattttaactttttaatatAATTGGCGCTTTCAGTAAACTCATCATTACTGCAAATATAAAATTTATTTGCCTCTGGGTAATTAGTTTCCCTGAGGTAAATTAGATGATTCAAATATGGGCAAAGTGCTTAGATGACGCTCTCTTCTCAATAAACTTGCCAAAAATCTCACAAATATCAAACACAGCTTCACATGTACACAGAAACATCACTTATTTCTACATAAATAGATATATTCCTAAACAACTTAAGCAGCATTAGCTTAATGATCTGTACTGTGTACGACTAATGACTCAATTTTCGATGAAGAATGAGAGTTCATTTTGGAAGGCAGGGTTTTTTTGGCAGCCTTACGTGTTTACGCTGCTCTTTTCTAATGAGAGAATTTCAGGTGGAGAGCTAAGCACTTGGCCCAAGGGGTCTAGTGGTCTGGTTTCTGAATCTGGAGACTTGTGTCTCATTTCCAGGTCTAGCACCTTTCATCTCTGGACCATTTGGATTTCTGGGAACAGAACCAAAAAGACCTGCTGAGTAATCTAAAAGTGGGGCTGAAACTGCAATCTGGTCTATCTGGCCTATGGCTTTGGCAGCTTAATTGCCTCATTGTTCCACACCCATTCATGTAAATAAACTTCATTGTCCATATGGGGGACAGGTTTTAGCAGCATAACATGCCTGAAAAGTTAAATTTGACTGAAATGAGATCATATCACCtttcattaaaaatcatttcAGTCAACACATGAATCAAAGTATCTTGATTAAACCTAATTTATATTTCTACTTGGGTAGATCTTAAATCTGAACCAGCAAGCTGCAGGTGATGAAAACTGTACCGTGTGAAACTAACTTAATTAAAGCTCTGACAACAGGAGGGGCGTGCATTCGGCACCACAGGGTCCCTGATAGTTTCTGAGCTTTATCTGCGAGACTGTGCCTCATGTGGTGTTTGACATCACTGATTACAGAGCATATGCCACATTAAGTTACTGTTACTGTACCCTGGGAAAGTGGAGAACGTAGGCTCAAGCATAATTAGACATTTAGCGCCAATCCTCCCCACAGATGAACACACCCTTCACACCACAACAGATAGGCCAGGGAGTTAAAAATGTCCCAACACCCCCCTGATATCAACCGCTGGAGTCAAAACGCCCTCCCTCTGCTATCTAGGACTGAACTTACTGTAACCCACAAAATAAACGCCCGGGGGGTCATGAAATCCAATACTAACCCCAAAAGGCTGAATTCCATTTTAGAGCTGAAGCGACAGCAGCAAGAGCCTCTAGTAATCTGTATTTTAGTGATGCAAAACGTCCATGAGCTATCATAAAGTTatatataacaataaaagcTTCAATCAGAGCGCAGACAAATTAGAGGTATATTGTTTTTTAGCATAGAATTACAATTCTATTTCTACAGATCGAACATCTCTGGAAGCGTCATACGAAGTGTATTTCAAGGCTTTCATTAAGTCTTTCATGAACCCTAACCACCACAGAGCGCAAAAGAATAGAACGATTCTCAGCTGACGTGAAGCTGCACGAGATCTCTGCACTTTGTGGTTTCATGCTCCAACACATACCCATACTTGAGGGTATTTCAGGAGTGCCCAAGCATCATTTGCCtccaagaaaaaaatcaaagaacagTTCTTAAAGAGTACaagatgttaaaaatgttaaaaatgcaggaaaagctaatatttattctaaaattaaatgaatttttgttttattttctcccccatttaaattcattttcagcTGTTAACTTAGGATGAATTATTTGCTGACTGATGTGTTCAGTTAGCTTTCAACATGTGTTCAAACCTCGTGGGTCCAGATTCAGTTTCAAAGAGCAGTCATCATTGTGGGGACAGCAAAGTGAATCACAGTGTCCTAAATAAAGCTCTCTTGCTTTCCATTGTCTAAACATAAAAACCAACTCTAAGCTGTATAGCGTAACAGAGTGTATGTTTAACATGTTGCTTAATGAAGCAACAAAACCATGGCAACAACCACAAGTAAACCATAGTAAGTGTTCTTAAAGACTATAAAAACTGGGCAAAGTATGTGtgccaaaaagacaaaaagtgcattaaatatttctttcaaaTCTTTCAAATCTTTCTCTTTATGCATGATGACACTTTAATAAATGTTATAGTACCAAAAAcatacttttgtttgtttgtattctGTAATCTAAAATTCTCTATTATAGAAATCACCATTTAGATGAGGTTATTTATTAATGATGCACACAGTTTCGGTTAATTTCAGTTACACTGTTTAGGAAAAGAAATATGAATGaacactttttttcattcaaattgTGAATAAACAACACATTCCATATAAAAAGCCTCAGGTGCATGATGGTTGTGGCAGAAAAATACCTTCCAGCtgtctgttttgaaaatgtgtttgacaaagtgtgtgtgtgtctctgcaccTCTGTGTGACTGCACATaccagtcttttttttccatctccaGGTGATTACtgacatttacagtttattacTGCATTTCATAAAAGAGCAGAAAGCTTAAATCATCCAGAGGAGCTCACCTCGGCTCTCCTTCTGTCTGAACAGGCTGCAAAAGAAGACTGATTTGCACAAGCTGAAGCTTATGCTAAGCTTTCGGCTGGCAGCTGACGTCAAACTGGGACAGACTGAGAGACTGGAGAGATTGGGCAACTTTTTACTCCCCAAAAAAAGCTCCCCTGCATATAATGTCAGGTTTTGGCACAATTCCAACCTTTAATTTTGAGAGGGTGTTTCACAGTCATGAAACCTTAGGAAGATAATAGTGGGGGGAAAGTATAGCTTACAGTAGCTGCATGTGTACAGGCATGGAATATAATTAGCTTAATTTCAATGGAGCAAACCACTTGTCTGTGAGGTATAGATGGGATCACACTCTGCAATCAACAGAGGGGCTTCACGCTGTGTGTataaagtgaaagtgaaggGCTTTGACATAAGAGTCCAAACATGAAACTAATTTAATTTAGGTTTTAAATCTCTTATTTCAGGTCTCTTATTTCAGGTCTGTTAGGAGAACAGCAAATGTGT
It contains:
- the si:ch211-266g18.9 gene encoding transforming growth factor-beta receptor-associated protein 1 is translated as MAFKAFTQIDVYEKQAASKEKDKSSIHCLECYDRNVYIGTKDATVQHLILTSSTDGDLRPGQSKTREGRTRKLGSSNPVAQLRAVALFNHLLVLWDRSVTALNMFSLEPVPSLKKIQHVSLFEVCHSTLTAQSACVEMVTSSSRRKVIRIHLVGVDRWEVVKEVPLFQDPVALAIDGTTLCVATTDKYLLCDIKTGSSEELFPHNHSRQHVIVTSVGQGEFLLNGPESLGMFVMKTRICQRPPLQWPQEVLAAGVCFPYILTLQPQVLSVYSMLDQQHKQTVGLSGAKGLLSTSDGVLVFTERGIFSLRLVPLEEQIQTLVGHERVEEALLLLDRVQSHHPLDAYKELQKAITCLAGFAHFYQEGFSEARDLFINGELDPREIIRLYPNMESCVSEDFQSQLDQTNKSRDLQVLWQEDRNTFHHYLAFLGDFLRAVRGMEQSLKCSKEVDCALLRLYTEQTDSENLQQLVLFPNACSLDYCIPVLEQHNRFFALGSLYQSHGKQIDAIKTWIKIADGFHKDPSCSDVYGHIVWTLSQLKDKDVVWTFADWTLNRNQETGVQIFTKRPPDDHFVTQDVLDLLEKYPLAQLLYLEFLIHNLNSEEERHHNRLALAYVTQTLQEEEETKSDLRVTRGKLQQLLWDSKFYDISTVYERVKPTTLHIEKAILLGRTGEHSQSLQVLVHQGQDPQAAEAYCCKAAQGQDTQFKEALLLTLLKIYLSSENLTSAAVDLLNNNPQVFAAEKVIHLLPESWSVQLVSQFLVRFLRETFHQRQTRRLQQALAQAELLRHKVIWMQASKTKVRVDKGQVCKVCQRDLAEPQFACNLHGELMHTSCT